Proteins encoded within one genomic window of Sporolituus thermophilus DSM 23256:
- a CDS encoding peptidoglycan D,D-transpeptidase FtsI family protein, which yields MAVHVSRIYRLFTAVFLLSGALVARLFYLQIIEGPLLTAQSIGMRVQEVPVEVARGEILDRNGQPLTNTAQHFSVVVFPEQIISVSQTAAQLAAVTGLPRENVFEQLTHTGRPFKIKTDLDAVTAQKINGLQLPGVLCAAEKKRYGSSALASHIVGYINQADNKGVSGIEGMYDEILRGNQPEYVAAVVDAGQRLIPGLGYKRIRLNNGAAPSNVVLTIDSRIQKIVEGVMDRHVPKGAVVILRPSTGEILACASRPNFDANNLGDYLQHDSAPLLNRALAAYQPGSVFKLVVAAAALESGAVRPEDSFYDQGYIDVGGLRFKAWDYERGPRGRLTFTDAIAYSSNPVLIEVALRLGPAKVIEYAHKLGFGQHTGLNFANEADGNLPTADTLYPGDLANLAIGQGLLEATPLQIASLVATIVNDGVKVEPYIVSKLTSPEGVVIKTFPVSRGVRVLSRATAAELRAMMLAVTRYGTGQAAYVDGIGSAGKTGSAETGRIDGKGKGINHAWFAGYAPLENPQYVVVVFVEEGMSGGDVAAPVFREIVAEIYANTNGKIR from the coding sequence ATGGCTGTTCATGTTTCCCGCATTTACCGCTTGTTTACGGCCGTGTTCTTGCTATCCGGGGCATTGGTGGCGCGGCTGTTTTATCTGCAAATCATCGAGGGCCCGCTCCTGACGGCGCAGAGCATTGGCATGCGCGTTCAGGAAGTGCCGGTGGAAGTAGCCAGGGGTGAAATCCTGGATCGTAATGGTCAGCCGCTTACCAACACGGCGCAACACTTCAGCGTGGTCGTCTTTCCCGAACAAATCATTAGCGTTAGCCAGACCGCCGCCCAGCTGGCAGCCGTTACCGGCCTGCCGCGGGAGAATGTTTTCGAGCAGTTAACGCATACTGGGCGACCGTTTAAAATAAAGACCGACCTCGATGCCGTTACCGCTCAAAAAATTAACGGCCTTCAATTACCGGGCGTGCTATGTGCCGCGGAAAAAAAGCGGTACGGCTCCAGTGCCCTGGCCTCCCATATCGTAGGGTATATTAATCAAGCGGACAATAAAGGTGTCAGCGGTATCGAGGGCATGTATGACGAAATCCTGCGCGGCAACCAGCCCGAGTATGTAGCGGCGGTAGTCGACGCCGGCCAGCGGCTCATTCCGGGTCTTGGCTATAAACGTATTCGCCTCAATAACGGCGCCGCGCCCAGTAATGTGGTCCTTACTATTGACAGCCGCATTCAAAAGATTGTGGAAGGAGTAATGGACCGGCATGTGCCTAAAGGCGCGGTCGTGATCCTCAGACCATCCACCGGCGAGATTTTGGCCTGTGCTTCCCGGCCCAACTTTGACGCTAATAACCTGGGCGATTATTTACAGCACGATTCTGCCCCGCTTTTAAACCGCGCCTTGGCCGCCTATCAGCCCGGATCGGTATTTAAGCTGGTGGTAGCGGCAGCTGCCCTGGAAAGTGGCGCTGTACGACCGGAAGATAGTTTTTACGACCAGGGGTACATTGACGTTGGCGGCTTGCGGTTTAAAGCGTGGGATTATGAGCGGGGGCCGCGGGGCCGGCTAACCTTTACCGACGCAATTGCCTACTCCAGCAATCCGGTATTAATTGAAGTGGCTCTTCGGTTAGGCCCGGCGAAAGTCATTGAATACGCGCATAAACTGGGGTTTGGTCAACATACCGGACTTAATTTTGCAAACGAGGCCGATGGCAATCTGCCTACGGCTGACACGCTTTACCCAGGTGATTTGGCCAACCTGGCCATCGGCCAGGGACTGCTTGAAGCTACGCCGCTGCAGATTGCATCCCTGGTAGCTACGATTGTTAACGACGGCGTAAAAGTGGAACCTTATATAGTTAGCAAATTAACCTCGCCGGAAGGCGTAGTTATTAAGACATTTCCCGTTTCCCGAGGCGTCCGTGTTTTGTCCCGTGCCACAGCCGCTGAACTGCGGGCAATGATGCTGGCGGTGACGCGCTATGGGACGGGGCAGGCCGCTTATGTAGATGGCATCGGTTCGGCAGGCAAGACGGGCTCAGCGGAAACAGGTCGGATCGACGGCAAAGGCAAAGGAATTAACCATGCCTGGTTTGCCGGCTACGCCCCGCTGGAAAATCCGCAATATGTAGTCGTTGTCTTCGTTGAAGAGGGAATGTCCGGCGGCGATGTAGCGGCGCCTGTTTTCCGGGAGATTGTGGCGGAAATATATGCTAATACGAATGGAAAAATCCGTTAA
- a CDS encoding DUF4911 domain-containing protein — protein MAEAVYIRVAPQYINFVNQIMEGYEYLGVVSTVSRAEGLLVVRVTPDTCADVQEILRKLPVPIEFV, from the coding sequence ATGGCTGAGGCTGTTTATATCCGCGTAGCGCCGCAGTATATCAATTTTGTCAATCAAATTATGGAGGGCTACGAGTATTTGGGCGTGGTCAGCACCGTCAGCCGGGCGGAAGGGCTGCTGGTTGTACGGGTGACCCCTGACACGTGCGCTGATGTCCAGGAAATTCTAAGGAAATTGCCGGTGCCAATCGAATTTGTATAA
- a CDS encoding peptidase U32 family protein, whose translation MKKPELLAPAGNLEKLKIAILYGADAVYFGGKSFGLRAFSDNFSEAELKEAVAFVHQAGKKGYVTINVFPHNEDLPALPEYIRYLRDIGVDGIIISDLGVYRIARQVAPDLPLHISTQANNTNWSAVLCWQELGARRVVLAREISLEDIRVIRQKVNIELEAFVHGAMCISYSGRCLLSNYFTGRDANRGECTQACRWKYYVMEETRPGQFFPVLEDERGTYIFNSKDLCLLPHIPALAASGLDSFKIEGRMKSVHYVATVVKVYRQAINSYFADPDHYEVRPEWWEELQKISHRPYTTGFYFNKTTQEDQIYSGATYKQTYDFIGLVRSYNPVTGMALVEQRNNMKVGEEIEIFQPSGPTFRQRITAMFDSEGNAIDVAPHPQQLVTMPVNQPVAEYAMLRRQVKAHG comes from the coding sequence ATGAAAAAACCTGAACTACTGGCTCCTGCCGGAAACCTCGAAAAACTCAAAATTGCTATCCTTTACGGTGCTGACGCCGTTTATTTCGGCGGCAAGTCTTTTGGGCTTAGGGCTTTTAGCGACAATTTCAGCGAGGCGGAGCTTAAAGAGGCGGTAGCCTTTGTGCACCAGGCTGGAAAAAAGGGTTACGTAACCATTAATGTTTTTCCGCATAATGAAGACCTGCCGGCTTTGCCGGAATATATTAGGTATTTGCGTGACATTGGGGTAGACGGCATCATCATTTCCGACCTTGGTGTGTACCGTATTGCCCGCCAGGTAGCGCCTGATTTACCTTTACATATTAGCACCCAGGCCAACAATACTAACTGGTCGGCCGTCCTCTGTTGGCAGGAACTCGGGGCCCGCCGGGTGGTTCTGGCCAGGGAAATCTCGCTGGAAGATATTCGGGTTATTCGCCAGAAGGTGAATATCGAGCTTGAAGCTTTTGTGCACGGGGCCATGTGCATTTCTTACTCGGGGCGCTGTCTGCTCAGCAACTATTTTACCGGTCGCGATGCCAACCGGGGAGAATGCACCCAGGCATGCCGCTGGAAATACTATGTCATGGAGGAAACGCGGCCCGGCCAGTTTTTTCCCGTTTTGGAAGATGAGCGGGGAACATATATCTTTAATTCCAAGGACCTGTGCCTGTTGCCGCATATCCCGGCGCTTGCGGCAAGCGGACTGGACAGCTTCAAGATTGAGGGACGGATGAAGAGCGTGCACTATGTGGCGACAGTGGTAAAAGTTTACCGGCAGGCAATCAATAGTTATTTTGCTGACCCCGATCACTACGAGGTTCGGCCTGAATGGTGGGAAGAACTGCAGAAAATTTCCCATCGTCCTTATACGACGGGATTTTATTTTAATAAAACGACGCAGGAGGATCAGATTTATAGCGGCGCCACTTATAAACAGACCTATGACTTCATTGGCTTGGTCAGGAGTTATAACCCCGTAACCGGCATGGCTCTGGTCGAACAGCGCAATAATATGAAGGTAGGCGAGGAAATCGAGATTTTTCAACCCAGTGGGCCTACTTTCCGGCAGCGTATTACCGCAATGTTTGACAGTGAGGGCAACGCTATCGATGTTGCGCCGCACCCGCAGCAGCTTGTGACCATGCCTGTTAACCAGCCCGTTGCCGAGTACGCCATGCTCAGGCGGCAAGTGAAAGCGCATGGCTGA
- a CDS encoding O-methyltransferase has product MEYYTALLRELEDYAACCGIPIIGRAGAELLCQVAVERQPKQILEVGTAIGYSTLLLLAAVPEARIVTIEINRQRWEKAREMIIRAGAAERATLLLGDAGMLLSNLDGPFDFVFLDAAKGQYLDYLLKLLDKLSDGAVIVADNVLFRGWVHSEGFVPRRYRTLVKRLREFLAFITADPRFTTTVCDIGDGVAICTFRRGIR; this is encoded by the coding sequence ACGCCGCCTGCTGCGGCATACCCATCATCGGCCGGGCGGGGGCAGAGCTGCTGTGCCAGGTGGCGGTCGAACGCCAACCAAAGCAGATACTGGAAGTGGGTACGGCAATTGGCTATTCCACATTGCTGCTGCTTGCGGCCGTACCGGAGGCCCGAATTGTTACCATTGAGATAAATCGCCAGCGGTGGGAAAAAGCCCGGGAAATGATTATCCGTGCCGGCGCTGCCGAACGGGCGACCCTGCTGCTGGGCGACGCCGGTATGCTGCTGTCGAACCTGGACGGGCCATTTGATTTTGTGTTTCTGGATGCGGCAAAAGGACAGTATCTTGACTACCTGCTGAAATTATTGGACAAACTGAGTGATGGAGCCGTGATCGTAGCTGACAATGTTTTATTTCGCGGCTGGGTTCACTCCGAAGGATTTGTGCCGCGGCGCTATCGAACACTGGTGAAAAGGCTGCGGGAATTTTTAGCCTTTATTACTGCCGACCCGCGTTTTACTACCACCGTCTGCGACATCGGCGACGGTGTCGCCATTTGCACTTTTCGGAGGGGAATCCGATGA